The Fimbriimonadales bacterium genome contains a region encoding:
- a CDS encoding D-alanyl-D-alanine carboxypeptidase family protein — MSANQALRFFLTTSFFFSFLLAHSQNPNTSAPPNIRSKSAIVMDAETGFVLYEHDAHTPRHPASTTKIMTALLLVEHFEPLDIITAPEDCEKIEGSSLYLKPNEQLNAKDMLYALFLRSANDAAHAIACAIANGDQEFANLMNERANQLGCKHTHFTNPHGLSDPKHYSTAYDLALITREAMKYPLVREAAATRSAWISRSINTKDTFLKSKNRFLFEPGAEGVKTGYTREAGHCFVGFKRENDWGLIAVVLDSEDWLTDTQTLYDWAYANYERRIVFPEKTIMGKALVEDGKQSSVRGILEKDFRVIARKGELLGPPEIRWKNLIAPVHAGDEIGKVVFEKDGITFATAVLAEKTIEAAPFWQKAQSTPIQASICLLLFAMMWSFYKKRIARYK, encoded by the coding sequence ATGAGTGCCAACCAGGCATTACGCTTTTTCCTAACGACATCCTTCTTCTTCTCTTTTCTGCTGGCTCATTCTCAAAACCCGAACACCTCCGCCCCCCCGAATATTCGCTCCAAATCCGCAATCGTTATGGATGCTGAAACTGGCTTCGTTCTTTATGAACATGACGCGCATACACCTCGCCACCCCGCGAGCACCACGAAAATCATGACTGCGTTGCTTTTGGTCGAGCACTTCGAACCATTAGACATCATTACTGCTCCTGAGGACTGCGAAAAAATCGAAGGTTCGAGTCTCTATCTCAAACCGAATGAACAATTAAACGCAAAGGATATGCTCTATGCGCTTTTTTTACGTAGCGCAAACGACGCAGCTCACGCTATTGCATGCGCAATTGCAAATGGTGACCAAGAATTCGCAAATCTCATGAATGAACGTGCAAACCAGTTAGGCTGCAAACATACACATTTCACGAACCCTCATGGCTTGAGCGACCCAAAACATTATTCGACGGCATATGATCTAGCACTAATTACACGAGAAGCGATGAAATATCCCCTCGTTAGAGAAGCAGCAGCCACACGTTCTGCATGGATTTCTCGCTCTATAAACACAAAAGACACTTTCTTGAAATCCAAAAATCGTTTTCTATTCGAACCCGGTGCGGAAGGTGTAAAAACGGGTTACACGCGCGAAGCAGGACATTGCTTCGTAGGATTCAAACGAGAAAACGATTGGGGGTTGATTGCCGTCGTCTTGGATAGTGAAGATTGGCTGACCGATACTCAAACTCTTTACGATTGGGCATATGCGAATTACGAACGCCGCATCGTATTTCCTGAAAAAACAATTATGGGAAAAGCATTGGTCGAAGACGGAAAACAGAGCAGCGTACGTGGAATTCTCGAAAAAGATTTTCGAGTTATCGCGCGAAAGGGCGAACTCTTGGGTCCTCCCGAAATCCGTTGGAAAAACCTCATCGCTCCTGTGCATGCAGGGGATGAAATCGGAAAGGTCGTTTTTGAAAAAGACGGTATCACTTTCGCAACCGCGGTTCTGGCGGAAAAAACGATTGAAGCAGCTCCCTTTTGGCAAAAAGCGCAATCTACGCCAATTCAGGCGAGTATCTGTTTATTGCTGTTTGCAATGATGTGGAGTTTCTATAAAAAACGCATCGCTCGATATAAGTAA
- the scpB gene encoding SMC-Scp complex subunit ScpB yields the protein MEVNTRELAKILECLLFVAENPATIEDLCEATNAAPDDVHEALEELGKRLQTDSGLQLVRIAGGYQLCTKKEFADIIARFLKPQKRRLSRATLEVLAIVAYKQPITAAEIQMIRGVQSDYSIRQLQERGLIQELERKNAPGRPILYGTTQEFLHQFGLNDLSELPSLNGKAAVEEIG from the coding sequence ATGGAAGTGAATACGCGAGAACTCGCTAAAATTCTCGAATGTCTTCTTTTCGTAGCAGAAAACCCCGCAACAATCGAAGACCTTTGCGAAGCGACGAACGCGGCTCCCGATGATGTTCATGAAGCCCTCGAGGAGTTGGGAAAGCGATTACAAACCGATTCAGGCTTGCAACTAGTTCGCATTGCGGGGGGGTATCAACTTTGCACGAAGAAAGAATTCGCGGATATCATCGCAAGGTTTCTGAAACCCCAAAAGAGACGACTCAGCAGAGCGACCCTCGAAGTTTTGGCAATCGTCGCATACAAACAACCCATAACGGCGGCTGAAATTCAAATGATTCGAGGAGTTCAAAGCGACTATTCGATTCGACAACTTCAAGAAAGAGGGCTAATCCAAGAACTGGAACGCAAAAATGCTCCGGGAAGACCCATCCTTTATGGGACTACCCAGGAATTTTTGCATCAGTTCGGGCTCAACGACTTATCGGAACTTCCCAGCCTAAACGGTAAGGCTGCGGTCGAAGAAATCGGATGA